The following proteins come from a genomic window of Rhodohalobacter sp. 614A:
- a CDS encoding copper-translocating P-type ATPase, with translation MNHEDHHHDKHQHNHNNHDGHQHKEHEGHKHHDHRAHHKMMVEDFKFRFWWVLALTVPILALSPMIQEFLGVDWQFTGDSWILAAFSTVVYFFGGWPFLKGLMDEIKDKQPGMMTLIGLAITVAYVYSTAVVFGFDGHLLYWELSTLVGIMLLGHWVEMRSVLSASAALEELAELLPGEAHRVNQDGSTEDVPLEEIQKGDKVLIKPGEKVPADGIVVKGESSVNEAMLTGESKPVNKSKDDEVIGGAVNGKGSLTIEIKKTGDESFLSQVVDLVRQAQESKSKTQDLANQAAFWLTITAISAGVLTFSGWAFFTGQDISFIMNRTVTVMVITCPHALGLAIPLVVSVSTSLAATNGFLIRNRAAFEQARNLQAVIFDKTGTLTEGTFSVTDILNFNDQFSDDELLTYAASLETNSEHPIAKGILEKAEKTLDVEKFNSITGKGIEGVVDGKNVKVVSPGYIREQEIDYPKGEVEEISSQGKTVVFILMDDELCGAIALGDKIRESSRNAIKTLHEMGLECVMLTGDNKQTAEYVAKELDIDQVFAEVLPDEKADKVKEVQGQGKRVAMTGDGVNDAPALAQADVGIAIGAGSDVAVETGDIVLVKNNPEDVVNLIKLSEATYSKMIQNLIWATGYNVITIPLAAGVLYSWGIILSPAVGAVLMSLSTVIVAINARFLKLKK, from the coding sequence ATGAATCACGAAGATCATCATCACGATAAACATCAGCATAATCATAATAATCATGACGGTCATCAGCATAAAGAACACGAGGGGCATAAACATCATGACCACCGGGCGCACCATAAAATGATGGTAGAGGATTTTAAATTCCGGTTTTGGTGGGTTTTGGCACTTACCGTTCCTATTCTTGCTCTCTCCCCCATGATCCAGGAATTTCTGGGCGTGGACTGGCAGTTTACCGGTGATTCCTGGATTCTTGCCGCTTTCTCAACGGTGGTCTATTTCTTTGGCGGCTGGCCATTTTTAAAAGGCTTGATGGATGAAATCAAAGACAAACAACCCGGAATGATGACACTCATTGGCCTGGCGATCACCGTTGCCTATGTATACAGTACGGCCGTGGTTTTTGGGTTTGATGGTCACTTACTCTACTGGGAACTTTCCACCTTGGTTGGAATTATGCTGCTGGGCCATTGGGTGGAGATGCGATCTGTTTTGAGCGCCTCAGCTGCCCTTGAAGAACTGGCAGAACTTTTACCGGGAGAAGCACACCGTGTTAATCAGGACGGATCTACCGAAGATGTGCCGCTGGAAGAGATTCAAAAAGGTGACAAAGTTCTCATCAAACCGGGCGAGAAAGTTCCGGCAGATGGCATTGTAGTGAAAGGCGAATCCAGTGTGAATGAAGCGATGTTAACCGGCGAATCGAAACCGGTCAATAAATCCAAAGATGATGAGGTGATCGGGGGAGCCGTGAATGGAAAAGGATCGCTGACCATCGAGATCAAGAAAACGGGCGATGAATCGTTTCTCTCGCAAGTTGTAGATCTTGTAAGGCAGGCACAGGAAAGTAAATCCAAAACTCAGGATCTTGCGAATCAAGCCGCTTTTTGGCTAACCATTACTGCCATTTCCGCCGGAGTATTAACCTTTTCCGGATGGGCATTTTTTACCGGTCAGGATATCAGTTTCATCATGAACCGAACGGTTACGGTGATGGTAATCACGTGTCCGCACGCCCTTGGACTGGCTATTCCGCTGGTTGTTTCTGTCTCCACGAGTTTGGCCGCAACCAATGGATTTTTGATTCGAAATCGTGCCGCATTTGAACAAGCACGAAATCTCCAGGCTGTCATTTTTGATAAAACGGGAACCCTTACGGAAGGAACTTTTTCCGTCACAGATATTCTGAATTTCAACGATCAATTTTCTGATGATGAACTTTTAACCTACGCCGCTTCCCTTGAAACCAATTCAGAACATCCCATCGCCAAAGGCATTCTGGAAAAAGCTGAAAAAACGTTGGATGTGGAGAAATTTAATTCCATCACCGGAAAGGGAATTGAAGGCGTTGTAGACGGGAAGAATGTGAAGGTGGTTAGTCCCGGATATATTCGTGAACAAGAAATCGATTACCCAAAAGGTGAAGTGGAAGAGATTTCATCACAAGGAAAAACGGTTGTATTTATTTTGATGGATGATGAACTCTGCGGAGCCATCGCTTTGGGTGATAAAATCCGGGAATCTTCACGAAATGCCATCAAAACACTGCATGAAATGGGGCTTGAATGTGTAATGCTGACCGGCGATAACAAACAAACCGCGGAATATGTGGCGAAGGAGTTGGATATCGATCAGGTTTTCGCAGAAGTTTTGCCCGATGAAAAAGCCGATAAAGTGAAAGAGGTTCAGGGTCAGGGAAAACGAGTGGCTATGACGGGTGACGGTGTGAATGATGCCCCCGCCCTTGCACAAGCTGATGTTGGAATTGCCATTGGCGCCGGTTCTGACGTAGCCGTTGAAACGGGTGATATTGTGTTGGTGAAGAATAATCCGGAGGATGTCGTTAATCTCATCAAACTTTCGGAAGCTACCTACAGCAAGATGATTCAAAACCTGATCTGGG